One genomic region from Ruegeria sp. TM1040 encodes:
- a CDS encoding YtoQ family protein translates to MALTVYLSGEIHTDWREQIIEGARDLDVQFSSPVTDHDASDDCGVAILGAEDSKFWHDHKGAKLNAIRTRKGIEDADIVVVRFGDKYKQWNAAFDAGYAAALGKSIIVLSQPDHQHALKEVHAAALAVADEPRQVVEILTYVLTGKLPG, encoded by the coding sequence ATGGCTCTTACGGTTTATCTTTCGGGTGAAATTCACACCGATTGGCGCGAGCAGATCATTGAGGGTGCGCGCGATCTGGATGTTCAGTTTTCGAGCCCGGTCACGGATCACGATGCGTCAGATGACTGTGGCGTGGCGATACTTGGCGCAGAAGACAGCAAGTTCTGGCACGATCACAAAGGGGCCAAGCTGAACGCGATCCGTACGCGCAAGGGGATCGAGGATGCAGATATCGTCGTCGTTCGATTTGGCGACAAGTACAAGCAGTGGAATGCAGCCTTTGATGCGGGCTATGCGGCGGCGCTTGGAAAATCCATCATCGTGTTGAGCCAGCCCGATCATCAGCACGCGCTGAAAGAAGTGCATGCAGCGGCGCTTGCGGTCGCTGATGAGCCGCGTCAGGTTGTCGAGATCCTGACTTATGTCCTGACCGGAAAGCTCCCCGGATGA
- a CDS encoding GNAT family N-acetyltransferase has translation MTAPVLETDRLILRRHELGDFDAVAQMWAEPEVVRFISGTPSTPEESWTRLMKYIGHWSMLGYGFWAVILRETGAYVGDVGFANFRRDMTPSLEGVPEAGWVLSPQVHGKGIATEAVACIHHWAETETLWDKTCCIFDPEHHVSQRVAQRLGYQASDQLGSYRGKPTLIMHRMMSR, from the coding sequence ATGACGGCGCCGGTGCTGGAGACTGATCGTCTGATCCTGCGTCGTCATGAGCTTGGTGACTTTGATGCAGTGGCGCAGATGTGGGCAGAGCCGGAGGTGGTCCGCTTCATCTCCGGCACCCCGTCGACACCAGAGGAAAGTTGGACCCGGCTGATGAAATACATCGGCCACTGGTCGATGCTGGGCTATGGCTTTTGGGCTGTGATCCTGCGCGAGACGGGGGCCTATGTCGGTGATGTTGGCTTTGCCAATTTCCGGCGTGACATGACGCCTTCGCTGGAGGGCGTGCCCGAAGCCGGGTGGGTATTGTCGCCGCAGGTTCATGGCAAGGGGATTGCAACCGAGGCGGTTGCCTGCATCCATCATTGGGCCGAGACCGAGACCCTCTGGGACAAGACCTGCTGTATCTTTGATCCTGAGCATCATGTTTCCCAGAGAGTAGCGCAGCGTCTCGGTTATCAGGCGTCCGATCAGCTGGGGAGCTACAGAGGAAAACCGACCTTGATTATGCATCGTATGATGTCGCGGTAA
- a CDS encoding mechanosensitive ion channel family protein: protein MEDIIEQAGAYWPLVVSGAKALVVLVLGWIAAGMISGAVRNRINKTPQIDETLGSFVSSVVRWVLLAIVLVAVLGVFGIEATSLVAMLGAATLAIGLALQGTLSDLAAGFMLILFRPYKLGQFVDIGGTSGTVKDLNLFVTELVTPDNVQIIVPNGQAWGAIITNYSAHDTRRLDITYGIDYGDDIEKAKAIILRLAEADGRVLTSPEPWVRVTNLGDSSVDISTRLWCDAGDYWELKWTMIQGVKEAFDADGISIPYPHSVEIQKQA, encoded by the coding sequence ATGGAAGACATTATCGAACAAGCTGGCGCCTATTGGCCGCTCGTCGTCAGCGGTGCAAAAGCGCTGGTGGTGCTGGTGCTTGGTTGGATCGCGGCCGGTATGATTTCCGGCGCGGTACGCAATCGCATCAACAAAACGCCACAAATTGACGAAACTCTCGGCAGTTTCGTGTCAAGCGTCGTACGCTGGGTTCTCTTGGCAATTGTATTGGTCGCAGTGCTCGGCGTCTTTGGCATCGAAGCCACCAGCCTTGTTGCCATGCTTGGCGCTGCGACCCTGGCTATCGGCCTCGCGCTGCAAGGCACGCTGAGCGACCTGGCAGCCGGCTTTATGCTAATCCTGTTTCGCCCCTACAAACTGGGCCAGTTCGTCGATATTGGCGGCACGTCGGGCACGGTGAAGGATCTCAACCTCTTTGTGACCGAACTCGTTACGCCTGACAATGTGCAGATTATCGTCCCCAATGGTCAGGCCTGGGGTGCCATTATCACCAACTACTCGGCCCATGACACTCGCCGCCTCGACATCACCTATGGCATCGACTACGGCGACGACATCGAAAAGGCCAAAGCCATCATCCTGCGTCTTGCCGAAGCAGATGGTCGCGTTCTGACCAGCCCGGAGCCCTGGGTACGTGTCACCAATTTGGGCGATAGCTCTGTCGACATCTCCACACGCCTTTGGTGTGATGCAGGTGACTACTGGGAGCTGAAATGGACGATGATTCAGGGTGTGAAAGAGGCCTTTGACGCCGACGGGATCTCCATTCCTTATCCGCATAGCGTGGAAATCCAGAAACAAGCGTGA